Proteins encoded together in one Mycolicibacter minnesotensis window:
- a CDS encoding LLM class F420-dependent oxidoreductase — protein MVNIEGVGIWSAPLRYGDQGEAADAAAELEELGFGALWIPDVGGPVLDSVANLLAATRRTVIATGILNLWMHTPADVAASHASLTAAHGDRFLLGIGVSHAPLIDAGDPGRYRRPLRAMTEFLDGLDAAETPVPVDSRVLAALGPKMLDVAATRSRGAHPYLSTVDHTRFAREQLGSGPLLAPEQTGILCSSRDEARELGVPWLRSYLGLPNYANNLLRSGFSEDDIAEVSDRLFDAIIAWGTPEDVIARVGEHRAAGADHVCVQLLDTDPRAFPREQWRQLAAALR, from the coding sequence ATGGTCAACATCGAGGGTGTCGGTATCTGGAGTGCTCCGCTGCGCTACGGCGACCAGGGCGAGGCCGCCGACGCGGCTGCGGAACTGGAGGAACTGGGTTTCGGTGCGCTGTGGATCCCCGACGTCGGCGGCCCGGTGCTCGACTCGGTGGCCAACCTGCTGGCGGCCACCCGGCGCACGGTGATCGCGACCGGCATCTTGAACCTGTGGATGCACACACCGGCCGACGTCGCGGCGTCGCACGCGTCGCTCACCGCGGCGCACGGTGACCGGTTCCTGCTGGGTATCGGCGTCAGCCACGCCCCGCTGATCGACGCCGGCGACCCCGGACGGTACCGCCGCCCGCTACGGGCCATGACCGAGTTTCTCGACGGGCTCGACGCCGCCGAGACCCCGGTGCCGGTCGATTCCCGGGTGCTGGCCGCGCTCGGCCCGAAGATGCTGGACGTGGCCGCCACCCGCAGCCGCGGGGCCCACCCCTACCTGAGCACCGTCGACCACACCCGGTTCGCCCGCGAGCAGCTCGGCTCAGGACCGCTACTGGCGCCCGAGCAGACCGGGATCTTGTGCTCCAGCCGCGACGAGGCCCGCGAGCTCGGCGTCCCGTGGCTGCGCTCCTATCTGGGGCTGCCCAACTACGCCAACAACCTGCTGCGGTCGGGATTCTCCGAAGACGACATCGCCGAGGTCAGCGATCGGCTGTTCGACGCGATCATCGCCTGGGGAACCCCGGAAGACGTGATCGCTCGGGTTGGCGAGCACCGGGCCGCCGGAGCCGACCACGTCTGCGTCCAGCTGCTCGACACCGACCCGCGGGCGTTTCCACGGGA
- a CDS encoding SURF1 family cytochrome oxidase biogenesis protein: MRRLAFLLRPSWLALAAVVLGFAYLCFTVLAPWQLGKNTTTSRANSQLEHALTAEPVPVTTLLPHQDSSAPDDQWRPVTATGHYLATAQVLVRLRVIDGVPAVEVLTPFAVDDGPTVLVNRGYVRTDDGGARLPEIPPPPDAQVTITARLRDSQGTVAGKNPFTENGFRQVYSISTEQVAQVTGVPLTGPYLQLVDDQPGGLGVIALPRRDNGPFLSYGIQWIAFGILAPIGLGYFAFSELRARRAERAEAQDHAGEDGSGEPAPPKTVEQKLADRYGRRR, translated from the coding sequence ATGCGACGCCTGGCCTTCCTGCTACGCCCGAGCTGGCTGGCTCTGGCGGCGGTGGTGCTGGGCTTCGCCTATCTGTGCTTTACCGTGCTGGCGCCGTGGCAACTGGGCAAGAACACCACGACCTCGCGGGCGAACAGCCAACTCGAGCATGCGCTGACCGCCGAGCCGGTGCCGGTGACGACGCTGCTGCCGCATCAGGATTCGTCGGCTCCCGACGACCAGTGGCGGCCGGTGACGGCCACCGGGCACTACCTGGCCACGGCGCAGGTGCTGGTGCGGCTGCGGGTGATCGACGGCGTTCCGGCCGTGGAGGTTCTCACCCCGTTCGCGGTCGACGACGGCCCGACGGTGCTGGTGAATCGTGGGTATGTGCGCACCGACGATGGTGGCGCGCGGCTGCCGGAGATCCCGCCACCGCCGGACGCGCAAGTGACGATCACCGCGCGCCTGCGTGACTCGCAGGGCACCGTTGCGGGCAAGAATCCGTTCACCGAGAACGGTTTTCGGCAGGTGTACTCGATCAGTACCGAACAGGTCGCCCAGGTCACCGGCGTGCCACTGACCGGGCCCTACCTGCAGCTGGTGGACGACCAGCCCGGCGGCCTCGGTGTGATCGCCCTGCCGCGCCGCGACAACGGCCCCTTTCTGTCCTACGGGATCCAGTGGATCGCTTTCGGGATTTTGGCGCCAATAGGTTTGGGGTACTTCGCTTTTTCCGAGCTGCGCGCTCGCCGCGCGGAGCGCGCTGAAGCGCAGGACCATGCCGGCGAGGACGGCTCGGGTGAACCTGCACCGCCCAAAACTGTCGAGCAGAAGCTCGCCGACAGATACGGCCGCCGCAGATAA